A window from Frischella perrara encodes these proteins:
- the cysE gene encoding serine O-acetyltransferase — protein MGTEKKIVKPEDLWHTICDEANQLVKCEPMLASYFHATLLNHDDIASAISYILANKLATQVMPALDIREVIRHAYQADSQIIQSTITDIIAVYVRDPATNRYSTPLLYYKGFLALQAYRIAHWLWGQQREALAIFLQSQIAIVFGVDIHPAAKIGCGVMFDHATGIVIGETAVIENDVSILQSVTLGGTGKQNGDRHPKIREGVMIGAHATILGNIEIGTGAKIGAGSVVLNPVPPHTTVAGVPAKIVGNPNCDKPAFNMDQVL, from the coding sequence ATGGGGACAGAAAAAAAAATCGTTAAACCAGAAGATCTTTGGCATACTATTTGTGATGAAGCGAATCAATTAGTGAAATGTGAACCGATGTTGGCAAGTTATTTTCATGCAACATTGTTAAATCACGACGATATAGCTAGTGCAATTAGTTATATACTAGCAAATAAATTAGCTACTCAAGTTATGCCCGCATTAGATATTCGTGAAGTAATTCGTCATGCCTACCAAGCCGATTCTCAAATTATACAATCCACAATTACCGATATTATTGCTGTTTATGTTCGCGATCCAGCAACTAATCGATATTCTACGCCGTTACTTTACTACAAAGGTTTCTTAGCATTACAAGCTTATCGAATTGCCCATTGGTTATGGGGGCAACAGCGAGAGGCTTTGGCGATTTTCTTACAAAGCCAAATTGCGATCGTGTTTGGGGTTGATATTCATCCTGCCGCCAAAATTGGTTGTGGGGTCATGTTTGATCATGCAACGGGTATTGTGATTGGTGAAACCGCTGTTATTGAGAATGATGTATCTATATTACAATCGGTAACCTTAGGCGGAACAGGTAAACAAAATGGCGATCGACATCCAAAAATTCGTGAAGGTGTCATGATTGGTGCACATGCGACTATTTTAGGAAATATAGAAATTGGTACAGGTGCAAAGATAGGGGCGGGTTCAGTTGTATTAAATCCAGTACCACCTCATACTACGGTTGCGGGAGTGCCTGCTAAAATCGTGGGCAATCCAAATTGTGATAAACCTGCATTTAATATGGATCAAGTACTCTAA
- the gpsA gene encoding NAD(P)H-dependent glycerol-3-phosphate dehydrogenase, whose amino-acid sequence MNSQLSSVTASSISVIGAGSYGTALAILLARNGYETLLWGHDKAEIEALQHDRQNKKFLPDIIFPDNLFIESDLQKAVSASPILLIVVPSHAFGEVLNRIKPFLRPDSKVVWATKGLETNSGRLLQDVAKEILGDQIPLAVISGPTFAKEVALGLPTAVTVASTNDEFLGELQQLFHCSKSFRVYSSKDFIGVQLGGAVKNVIAIGAGLSDGLGFGANARVALITRGLAEMMRLGAALGADPITFMGMAGLGDLVLTCTDNQSRNRRFGMLLGQNKSIEEAKAIIAQVVEGCQNTKEVWTLAQKNQVDMPITEQIYQILYCNKNPLDAAKTLLGRTQKEELASSNTI is encoded by the coding sequence ATGAATAGTCAATTAAGTTCAGTAACTGCATCAAGCATTAGCGTAATTGGTGCAGGTTCTTATGGTACCGCATTGGCAATTTTATTAGCACGAAATGGTTATGAAACGTTGTTGTGGGGGCACGATAAGGCTGAAATTGAGGCTCTCCAACACGATCGACAAAATAAGAAATTTTTACCGGATATTATTTTTCCTGATAATTTGTTTATTGAAAGTGATCTCCAGAAAGCCGTATCTGCATCCCCTATTTTATTGATTGTGGTACCAAGCCATGCCTTTGGCGAGGTACTAAATAGAATAAAACCGTTTTTACGACCGGATTCAAAAGTTGTTTGGGCAACCAAAGGATTAGAAACCAATTCAGGTCGATTATTGCAAGATGTTGCGAAAGAGATTTTGGGTGATCAAATTCCGTTAGCGGTAATCTCTGGTCCAACGTTTGCTAAAGAGGTCGCATTAGGCTTACCGACAGCGGTCACAGTCGCTTCGACTAATGATGAATTTTTGGGTGAATTACAACAGCTTTTTCATTGCAGTAAGAGTTTCCGTGTTTATAGCAGTAAAGATTTCATTGGCGTTCAACTCGGTGGTGCAGTAAAAAATGTAATCGCTATCGGTGCGGGTCTATCAGATGGATTGGGCTTTGGGGCTAATGCACGAGTCGCTCTAATTACACGAGGGTTGGCTGAAATGATGCGCTTAGGCGCTGCATTAGGTGCGGATCCGATCACATTTATGGGTATGGCAGGACTTGGTGATTTAGTTCTAACTTGTACTGATAACCAGTCTCGGAATCGACGTTTTGGAATGTTATTAGGGCAAAATAAATCTATTGAAGAAGCCAAAGCCATCATTGCACAAGTGGTTGAAGGTTGCCAAAATACCAAAGAGGTTTGGACATTGGCACAAAAAAATCAAGTTGATATGCCAATAACTGAACAGATTTATCAAATTCTCTATTGTAATAAAAATCCACTGGATGCTGCTAAAACATTATTAGGAAGAACACAAAAAGAAGAATTAGCGAGTTCAAATACTATATAA
- the secB gene encoding protein-export chaperone SecB: MTEQNSTQETQESGFSIQRIYVKDVSFETPNSPKIFTQEWDPDVNIELNTSSQLVAENVYEVSLRLTVTTKSGDQVAYICEVTQAGIFTILGLNGQQLQHCLAAFCPNILFPYVRETISSLVNKGSFQPINLDPVNFDALFANYLQQQAEQEQVADSSEILQ, translated from the coding sequence ATGACAGAACAAAATAGCACTCAAGAAACTCAAGAAAGCGGTTTTTCAATTCAACGTATATACGTTAAAGATGTTTCTTTCGAGACACCGAATTCACCAAAAATTTTTACACAAGAATGGGATCCCGATGTTAATATTGAGCTAAATACGTCTTCACAACTTGTCGCTGAAAATGTTTATGAAGTCTCTTTACGCTTAACAGTAACGACAAAATCAGGTGATCAAGTTGCTTACATTTGTGAAGTAACGCAAGCGGGTATATTTACAATTCTTGGTTTAAATGGCCAGCAACTACAACATTGTTTAGCTGCATTTTGCCCAAATATTCTTTTCCCATATGTTAGAGAAACGATTTCTAGTCTGGTCAATAAAGGTTCATTCCAACCAATTAATTTAGACCCTGTTAATTTTGATGCGTTGTTTGCAAATTATTTACAACAACAAGCAGAACAAGAACAAGTTGCAGATTCAAGTGAGATACTGCAATAA
- a CDS encoding rhodanese-like domain-containing protein: protein MDFIVNEIFPFFKNHPILTLGWVAIAFMIIQMTVKMKLSKVKVISNAIAIQMINNQNAAVVDLRNADNFKKGHIAESINILPIDIKNGSTKSIDKYKALPVILVDENDLNTVALGETLSKQGFNHLFALKDGIAGWNGENLPLVTK, encoded by the coding sequence ATGGACTTTATCGTAAATGAGATTTTCCCATTTTTTAAAAATCATCCAATACTAACATTAGGTTGGGTAGCCATTGCATTCATGATAATTCAGATGACTGTAAAAATGAAATTATCAAAAGTAAAAGTCATTTCTAATGCTATCGCTATTCAAATGATTAATAATCAAAATGCCGCAGTTGTAGATTTACGTAATGCAGATAATTTTAAAAAAGGGCACATAGCAGAATCAATTAATATCCTGCCGATTGACATTAAAAATGGTAGTACAAAATCAATTGATAAATATAAAGCGTTGCCTGTAATTTTAGTTGACGAAAATGATTTAAATACAGTTGCATTAGGTGAAACGCTGTCTAAACAAGGATTTAACCACCTTTTTGCGTTAAAAGACGGTATTGCAGGTTGGAATGGTGAGAATTTACCATTAGTCACTAAGTAA
- the glnA gene encoding glutamate--ammonia ligase codes for MSIETVLTMIKENDVKFVDLRFTDTKGKEQHITIPVSQIDADFFEDGKMFDGSSIAGWKGINESDMVLMPDVSTAVIDPFYEDATINVRCDILEPATLQGYDRDPRSIAKRAEEFLKSSGIADTVIVGPEPEFFLFDDVRFGTPMSGSFVHIDDIEAAWNSGKRYEDGNKGHRPGVKGGYFPVPPVDSSQDIRSQMCLIMEQLGLVVEAHHHEVATAGQNEIACRFNTLTKKADEVQIYKYVVQNVAHAYNKTATFMPKPMFGDNGSGMHCHQSLSKDGVNLFAGDKYAGLSEMALYYIGGIIKHAKAINAFANATTNSYKRLVPGYEAPVMLAYSARNRSASIRIPVVSSPKARRIEVRFPDPASNPYLSFAAQLMAGLDGIINKIHPGDAMDKNLYDLPPEESKLIPQVAGSLEEALSALDADREFLTRGNVFSNDMIDAYIKLKTEEVDRVRMTPHPVEFDLYYSL; via the coding sequence ATGTCGATAGAAACAGTTTTAACAATGATAAAAGAAAACGATGTCAAATTTGTTGATTTACGTTTTACAGACACTAAAGGAAAAGAACAACATATCACAATTCCAGTTAGCCAGATCGATGCTGATTTCTTCGAAGATGGTAAAATGTTCGACGGTTCTTCAATTGCTGGTTGGAAAGGGATTAATGAATCAGATATGGTGTTAATGCCTGATGTATCCACCGCTGTTATTGATCCATTTTATGAAGATGCCACAATTAATGTTCGCTGTGATATTTTAGAACCAGCAACGTTACAAGGTTATGATCGTGACCCACGTTCAATTGCTAAACGAGCTGAAGAATTTTTAAAATCATCCGGCATTGCTGATACGGTGATCGTTGGACCAGAACCAGAGTTTTTCTTATTTGATGATGTTCGTTTTGGTACGCCTATGTCTGGTAGTTTTGTACATATTGATGATATTGAAGCAGCATGGAATAGTGGTAAACGTTATGAAGATGGTAATAAAGGACATCGCCCAGGTGTTAAAGGCGGTTATTTCCCAGTTCCACCTGTCGATTCATCACAAGATATTCGTTCACAAATGTGCTTAATTATGGAGCAATTAGGTTTAGTTGTTGAAGCACATCACCACGAAGTAGCAACCGCAGGTCAAAATGAAATCGCTTGTCGCTTTAACACCTTAACTAAAAAAGCTGATGAAGTGCAAATTTATAAATATGTAGTACAGAACGTAGCCCACGCTTATAATAAAACTGCTACATTTATGCCGAAACCGATGTTTGGCGATAATGGTTCAGGCATGCATTGCCACCAATCTTTATCTAAAGATGGCGTTAACTTGTTTGCTGGAGACAAATACGCGGGGCTTTCTGAAATGGCTCTCTACTATATTGGTGGTATCATTAAACATGCTAAAGCTATCAATGCTTTTGCTAATGCAACGACCAACTCCTATAAACGTTTAGTACCGGGCTATGAAGCACCTGTGATGCTAGCATATTCAGCGCGTAACCGTTCTGCTTCCATCCGTATTCCAGTTGTTAGTAGTCCAAAAGCTCGTCGTATTGAAGTGCGCTTCCCTGACCCAGCAAGTAACCCATATTTATCATTTGCAGCGCAGTTGATGGCGGGTCTAGATGGTATTATTAATAAAATCCATCCTGGTGATGCGATGGATAAGAATTTATATGATTTACCACCTGAAGAATCAAAACTCATTCCACAAGTTGCTGGTTCATTAGAAGAAGCGTTGAGTGCATTAGATGCCGATAGAGAGTTCTTAACTCGTGGTAACGTCTTTAGCAATGACATGATTGATGCTTACATCAAGTTAAAAACTGAAGAAGTCGATCGTGTACGTATGACACCACATCCGGTTGAATTTGATCTCTATTATAGTCTTTAA
- the glnL gene encoding nitrogen regulation protein NR(II) — protein sequence MTKHPFEADAILNSLFTHILLLNDQLHIIFANSSAQQLLGQSTKKLYGSFFPDLLSYCSLDISLMSTTLAQGQGFTDNEVDMVVNDQLYVMSLTAQQFVDNKILIEMTPLNNHKRLSKEQLQYAQQTAARDLVRGLAHEIKNPLGGLRGAAQLLARELPNDDLQEYTQVIIEQADRLRNLVDRLLGPQQRLQQNVQNIHQALERTYALLKLEKPVNVEIIRDYDPSLPELSHDPEQLEQVIINIVRNALQSLGNQPDGCITIRTRTAFQVTIHGTRYRLCARIDIEDNGPGVPVHLQDTLFYPLVSGRDNGSGLGLSIARNIIDQHHGKIEFISWPTHTEFSIYLPIRL from the coding sequence ATGACAAAGCATCCATTTGAAGCAGATGCCATCCTTAATTCTTTATTTACTCATATTCTGTTACTCAACGACCAACTTCATATTATTTTTGCTAATAGCTCGGCACAACAGTTATTAGGACAGAGTACCAAAAAGCTATATGGCTCATTTTTTCCTGATCTACTTAGCTATTGCTCTTTGGATATTTCATTAATGTCAACCACTTTAGCGCAAGGGCAAGGATTTACCGATAATGAAGTTGATATGGTCGTTAATGATCAATTGTATGTCATGTCTTTAACGGCTCAACAATTTGTTGATAATAAGATACTCATTGAAATGACGCCGCTAAATAATCATAAACGTTTATCCAAGGAACAATTGCAATACGCGCAACAGACAGCCGCGCGTGATTTGGTCAGAGGTCTTGCCCATGAAATAAAAAATCCTCTAGGAGGATTAAGAGGGGCTGCACAATTACTAGCACGTGAATTACCGAATGATGATTTACAAGAATATACCCAAGTTATTATTGAACAAGCCGATCGTTTAAGAAATCTCGTTGATAGGTTGCTAGGTCCTCAGCAACGATTACAACAAAACGTACAAAATATTCATCAAGCTTTAGAACGAACCTATGCCCTTTTAAAATTGGAAAAACCGGTTAATGTTGAAATAATTCGCGATTATGATCCGAGTCTGCCAGAATTATCTCATGACCCTGAACAACTAGAACAAGTTATAATCAATATTGTGCGTAACGCTCTACAATCACTGGGCAATCAACCCGATGGTTGTATTACGATTCGAACTCGAACTGCTTTTCAAGTTACCATTCACGGTACGCGCTATCGATTATGCGCGCGCATTGATATTGAAGACAATGGTCCGGGTGTCCCGGTTCATCTGCAAGATACGCTCTTTTACCCATTGGTTAGCGGTCGAGACAATGGCTCAGGATTAGGTTTATCAATTGCACGAAACATTATCGATCAGCACCATGGCAAAATTGAATTTATCAGTTGGCCAACACACACGGAATTCTCCATCTATCTGCCAATACGTTTATAA
- the glnG gene encoding nitrogen regulation protein NR(I), whose amino-acid sequence MNYHININKNHHYSPQDANFSHSPKTVWVIDDDNSIRWVLKKALDQTGFDCVCFENGKIALTALQNSLQKPAVLISDIKMPEIDGLTLLKHIKQYYPSLPVIIMTAHSDLDAAVNAYQQGAFDYIPKPFDVDEVVHLVQRAIAQNQKNRVDTHLGSKTSTGIIGEAPAMQDVFRIIGRLSNSSISVLINGESGSGKELVANALHTHSPRVHGPFIALNMAAIPKDLIEAELFGHEKGAFTGANQVRQGRFEQANGGTLFLDEIGDMPLDVQTRLLRVLADGQFYRIGGYSPVKVDVRIIAATHQNLESRVKEGKFREDLFHRLNVIRIVLPSLRERVEDIPALTHHFLQSIAKELGVEAKVIAPETLQVLSTLSWPGNVRQLENICRWLTVMASSKEILPQDLPPDLLSNTRIDSSLQDHNTLHTSENPSLSSNSHTQWQLLFTQWAKQALKEGKENILPEVTYDIEKILLECALNFTRGHKQDAARILGWGRNTLTRKIKELNINTK is encoded by the coding sequence ATGAATTATCATATCAACATCAACAAAAATCATCATTATTCACCGCAAGATGCTAATTTTTCCCATTCACCTAAAACTGTATGGGTAATTGATGATGATAATTCAATTCGCTGGGTTTTAAAAAAAGCGCTCGATCAAACCGGCTTTGATTGCGTCTGTTTTGAAAATGGTAAAATAGCCTTAACTGCTCTACAAAATAGCTTGCAAAAACCAGCCGTACTCATTTCTGATATCAAAATGCCTGAAATAGATGGATTAACCTTACTAAAACATATAAAGCAATACTATCCCTCCTTACCGGTTATTATTATGACCGCACATTCAGATTTGGATGCTGCCGTTAATGCTTACCAACAAGGTGCTTTTGATTATATTCCCAAACCATTTGATGTTGATGAAGTGGTACATTTAGTGCAACGAGCGATTGCTCAGAATCAAAAAAATCGCGTTGACACTCATTTGGGTAGTAAAACAAGTACTGGCATTATTGGTGAAGCCCCAGCGATGCAAGATGTATTTCGGATAATAGGTCGTTTATCAAATTCATCCATTAGTGTATTAATTAATGGTGAATCTGGGAGTGGTAAGGAATTAGTGGCTAATGCCCTGCATACTCATAGTCCTAGAGTTCATGGACCATTTATCGCATTAAATATGGCAGCCATACCTAAAGATCTTATTGAAGCAGAATTGTTTGGCCATGAAAAAGGCGCTTTCACTGGTGCTAACCAAGTAAGACAAGGACGATTTGAACAAGCAAATGGAGGAACGCTTTTTTTAGATGAAATTGGTGATATGCCTTTGGACGTTCAAACTCGACTTTTAAGAGTATTAGCAGATGGGCAATTTTATCGTATTGGCGGTTATTCTCCTGTCAAAGTTGATGTGAGAATTATCGCGGCTACTCATCAAAATCTAGAATCGCGCGTTAAAGAAGGGAAGTTTCGGGAGGATTTATTTCATCGTCTAAACGTAATTCGTATTGTTTTACCATCCTTAAGAGAAAGAGTTGAAGATATTCCTGCATTAACTCATCATTTTTTACAATCTATTGCCAAAGAATTAGGGGTTGAAGCAAAAGTGATCGCACCAGAAACATTACAGGTTTTGTCAACGCTAAGTTGGCCAGGTAATGTACGGCAACTCGAAAATATATGTCGCTGGTTAACAGTCATGGCATCAAGTAAAGAAATTTTACCGCAAGATCTTCCTCCTGATCTGTTATCAAATACGAGAATTGATTCATCATTACAAGATCATAACACGCTTCATACATCTGAAAATCCATCGTTATCATCCAATAGCCATACGCAATGGCAACTGCTATTTACTCAATGGGCAAAACAAGCATTAAAAGAAGGCAAAGAGAATATCTTACCTGAAGTAACCTATGATATAGAAAAGATACTGTTAGAATGCGCGCTTAATTTCACCCGCGGACATAAACAAGATGCAGCTCGAATCCTTGGTTGGGGAAGAAATACCCTAACTCGTAAAATTAAAGAGCTAAATATTAATACAAAATAA
- a CDS encoding Dps family protein: MAKTASSTKSTAKTAPKKLSATKVEQTKKLQKSAILFPTDLGEKASKDISGAMNSVLADVFALYLKTKNFHWHVSGPHFRDYHLMLDDHGEELFAMTDPIAERVRKLGGTTLRSIGHISKLQSISDNNADYVEPSDMLAELCQDNIKLTSRMRVAHDICDKYNDSATASLIEEWIDQTEKRAWFLFETGRKMDSSGH; encoded by the coding sequence ATGGCTAAAACTGCATCATCAACAAAATCGACTGCGAAAACCGCACCTAAAAAATTATCGGCAACAAAAGTAGAACAAACTAAAAAATTGCAAAAAAGTGCAATTTTATTCCCTACTGATCTTGGCGAAAAAGCATCGAAAGATATCTCCGGCGCGATGAATTCTGTTTTAGCAGATGTATTTGCACTTTATTTAAAAACCAAAAATTTCCATTGGCATGTAAGTGGACCTCATTTCCGCGATTATCACCTTATGCTAGATGACCATGGTGAAGAATTATTTGCTATGACTGATCCGATTGCTGAACGTGTACGTAAATTAGGTGGTACAACATTACGTTCAATTGGTCATATTTCAAAATTGCAAAGTATTTCAGACAATAATGCTGATTACGTTGAACCTTCTGATATGCTAGCTGAATTATGCCAAGATAATATAAAACTTACTTCACGAATGCGTGTTGCGCATGATATCTGTGATAAGTACAACGATAGTGCTACTGCAAGCTTAATTGAAGAGTGGATCGATCAAACAGAAAAACGCGCCTGGTTCTTATTTGAAACTGGACGCAAAATGGATTCATCAGGCCATTAA
- a CDS encoding NADPH-dependent FMN reductase, whose protein sequence is MSKPIAVLVGSLRKESYNLKVAKVLALIAPNSLRLKIIEIGDLPLYNEDIDTQNPPASYTRFRQEIAACQGVIFVTPEYNRSLPAVIKNAIDVGSRPYGKSVWSKKPAAVISVSPGAIGGFGANHHLRQTLVFLDMPTLQQPEAYFGGVANAFDEQGNINEKSRSFLKQFIDAYAQWAQKIA, encoded by the coding sequence ATGAGTAAACCCATCGCAGTGTTAGTCGGCAGTCTCCGTAAAGAATCATATAATCTTAAAGTAGCTAAAGTATTAGCACTAATTGCTCCGAATTCATTACGTTTGAAAATCATCGAAATTGGTGATTTACCCCTTTACAACGAAGATATTGATACTCAAAATCCACCCGCAAGCTATACCCGATTTCGGCAGGAAATAGCTGCTTGCCAAGGCGTTATTTTTGTCACCCCTGAATATAACCGTTCATTACCCGCTGTAATTAAAAATGCGATTGATGTTGGTTCCCGACCGTATGGAAAAAGTGTCTGGAGTAAAAAACCGGCTGCGGTAATATCTGTTTCTCCTGGTGCTATCGGTGGATTTGGCGCAAATCATCATTTACGACAAACCCTCGTCTTTTTAGATATGCCGACATTACAGCAACCTGAGGCTTATTTTGGTGGTGTAGCAAATGCTTTTGATGAGCAAGGTAATATCAATGAGAAAAGTCGAAGTTTTTTGAAACAGTTTATTGATGCCTATGCGCAATGGGCACAAAAAATTGCCTAA
- the mutH gene encoding DNA mismatch repair endonuclease MutH, with protein MKTISAPKNEVELMQRALSIAGYTLAEIANSIDVSVPCNLQRHKGWVGTLIERYLGADAGSKAQQDFAHLGIELKTLPVNRVGYPLETTFVSIAPLVANHGITWQTSHVRYKLSKVLWIPIEGERSIPLAVRRVGMPILWQPNAEQEQQLKNDWQELMDMIVLGKIEHITARHGEYLQIRPKAANGQALTEAYNESGELIMTRPRGFYLKKQFTAQILSDFLAEVHRVHR; from the coding sequence ATGAAGACAATATCCGCACCGAAAAATGAAGTGGAATTAATGCAACGCGCTTTATCAATTGCCGGTTATACTTTAGCTGAAATTGCTAACAGCATTGACGTTTCAGTACCCTGCAATTTACAAAGGCACAAAGGCTGGGTAGGAACCTTAATTGAGCGTTATTTAGGTGCAGATGCCGGTAGCAAAGCACAACAAGATTTTGCCCATTTAGGGATTGAGCTTAAAACCTTACCGGTTAATCGTGTTGGCTATCCCTTAGAAACAACCTTTGTAAGCATCGCACCATTAGTCGCAAATCATGGCATCACATGGCAAACAAGCCATGTTAGATACAAATTAAGTAAAGTATTATGGATCCCAATAGAAGGTGAGCGATCAATTCCGCTAGCTGTTCGCCGAGTGGGAATGCCAATATTATGGCAACCGAATGCTGAGCAGGAGCAGCAACTGAAAAATGACTGGCAAGAACTAATGGATATGATTGTATTAGGGAAAATTGAGCACATCACAGCCAGACACGGTGAGTATTTACAGATAAGACCTAAAGCAGCCAATGGTCAAGCATTAACTGAGGCTTATAACGAAAGTGGCGAGTTAATCATGACTCGCCCTCGTGGATTTTATTTAAAAAAACAGTTTACTGCTCAGATACTGTCGGATTTTCTTGCTGAGGTTCATCGGGTTCATCGATAA
- a CDS encoding peptidylprolyl isomerase, with protein MFLTLLLSMLSSFVLADTKVLMQTSMGDIEIELDTEHAPITTQNFLAYANDRFYDGLVFHRVIPNFMIQGGGADNELNFQVPHEPIKNEAMNGLKNDRGTIAMARTSEIDSATSQFFINVVDNDYLNYQSPERYGYAVFGRVIKGMEVVDEIANVKTTRKGPHQNVPVEPIYIIKVSVIDEPDEPQQENPTVSEQ; from the coding sequence ATGTTTTTGACGCTATTGTTATCAATGTTATCAAGCTTTGTATTGGCAGATACAAAAGTACTAATGCAAACTAGTATGGGAGACATTGAAATTGAATTGGATACTGAACATGCTCCAATTACAACTCAAAACTTTCTAGCATACGCTAATGATCGATTTTATGATGGTTTAGTTTTTCATCGTGTAATTCCAAACTTTATGATTCAAGGCGGGGGCGCCGATAATGAGTTAAACTTTCAAGTCCCACATGAACCTATTAAAAACGAAGCGATGAATGGCTTGAAAAATGATCGTGGTACTATTGCTATGGCAAGGACGTCCGAAATTGATAGTGCGACCAGTCAGTTTTTCATCAATGTAGTTGATAACGATTACCTTAATTATCAGTCACCAGAAAGATATGGCTATGCTGTATTTGGAAGGGTTATTAAAGGTATGGAAGTTGTTGATGAAATTGCCAATGTTAAAACTACACGTAAAGGTCCTCATCAGAACGTTCCTGTTGAACCGATTTATATCATTAAAGTATCGGTTATCGATGAACCCGATGAACCTCAGCAAGAAAATCCGACAGTATCTGAGCAGTAA
- a CDS encoding phosphoribosyltransferase family protein — MRCIICRLPVKLVWGICSQCYQLLPKLISVCKKCGLPLFPANKSCHHCLKILPNWDNLIAVGDYEQPYTKWIYQLKFNQHTELAYPLARLMLLAWFNARNLHGLKKPAIVTCIPLHHHRYWSRGYNQSQLLARLIAHWLGAEWLPYLIKRNKNTIDQKILSKQRRKGNIENVFNCNKQLHGKTIAVIDDIVTTGYTVQAACHQLKQQGAGEIQIICLCRTSL; from the coding sequence TTGCGCTGTATTATTTGTCGATTACCCGTAAAGCTCGTGTGGGGTATCTGTAGTCAATGTTATCAGTTGTTACCAAAATTGATTTCTGTATGTAAAAAATGTGGCTTACCACTTTTCCCTGCTAATAAATCTTGTCATCATTGCCTTAAAATTCTCCCTAATTGGGACAATTTAATTGCTGTTGGCGATTATGAACAGCCTTACACTAAATGGATATATCAATTAAAATTCAATCAACATACCGAATTAGCCTATCCGCTTGCTCGATTGATGTTACTCGCTTGGTTTAATGCCCGAAATCTACATGGATTAAAAAAACCGGCCATTGTAACGTGTATTCCTCTTCATCATCATCGATATTGGTCACGAGGTTATAATCAATCTCAATTGTTAGCTCGTTTAATAGCCCATTGGTTAGGAGCAGAGTGGCTACCATACCTTATAAAACGTAATAAAAATACCATAGATCAAAAAATTTTATCGAAACAACGACGTAAAGGTAATATTGAAAATGTATTTAATTGTAATAAACAACTGCATGGTAAAACTATTGCTGTTATAGATGATATCGTTACAACTGGATATACGGTGCAAGCTGCCTGTCATCAGTTAAAGCAACAAGGTGCCGGTGAAATTCAGATCATTTGTTTATGTCGGACTAGCTTGTAA
- the nfuA gene encoding Fe-S biogenesis protein NfuA, protein MITIKDAAQEHFRKLLSNQAEGTQIRVFVMNPGTPTAECGVSYCPADTIEDTDIEEQFDGFSVYIDEISAPFLEETVIDYVTDELGSQLTLKAPNSKMRKVADDAPLIERVNYLIQAQINPQLANHGGHVNLIEITDDNYVVLQFGGGCNGCSMVDVTLKEGIETQIMSEFPEIKGVQDLTDHQSGSHSYY, encoded by the coding sequence ATTATCACGATTAAAGATGCTGCTCAAGAGCACTTTCGAAAATTGTTAAGTAACCAAGCGGAAGGAACACAAATCCGTGTCTTTGTGATGAATCCCGGCACGCCGACAGCGGAATGTGGTGTATCATACTGTCCTGCTGATACTATTGAAGATACCGATATTGAAGAGCAGTTTGATGGATTTTCCGTCTATATTGATGAAATCAGCGCGCCATTTCTTGAAGAAACGGTAATAGATTATGTCACAGATGAATTAGGTTCCCAATTAACGTTGAAAGCACCAAACTCCAAAATGAGAAAAGTTGCTGATGATGCACCGTTAATTGAACGTGTAAACTATCTTATTCAAGCACAAATTAATCCGCAATTAGCTAACCATGGTGGTCATGTTAATTTAATAGAAATAACAGATGATAACTATGTGGTTCTTCAATTTGGAGGAGGTTGCAATGGTTGTTCAATGGTAGATGTAACCTTAAAAGAAGGTATTGAAACTCAAATTATGTCGGAATTTCCAGAAATAAAAGGAGTACAAGATCTGACTGATCATCAGTCTGGTAGTCATTCATATTATTAA